A single region of the Candidatus Moraniibacteriota bacterium genome encodes:
- a CDS encoding sugar transferase, which yields MKKSELFFSAFQVPVDFAMIILAAITAFAIRDIPQILALKPKLYNFPFESYVEIALLVAPFFILIYALEGLYDIRSTRKIWKEIVKVFVATSIGLVIIIVAIFLKREWFSSRFIILAGWFFMVVYVVIARFILQNIQKVLLVKKGIGIHRVLLIGRNGKIDEIGRVIKEKPKLGYKIVGQIDTGSVKAVKQIRGAEGVDEIIVCDPTLTDAEQEKLVDYCAINNVSYKFIPTTLQTSQLEIGMLDGEPIIEVQHTPLEGWGRILKRIFDIAGSAALIIIFSPVMIVTAIIIWLEGEGPIIYKNERIGNDGKKFYACKFRYMKWRYSIHRDNPNLKEALEYEQELIRERSVRQGPLYKIKNDPRKTTFGKFIEKYSIDELPQFFNVLKGDMSLVGPRPHQEREVEKYREYHRRLLTIKPGITGMAQVAGRSDLDFEDEYKMDVYYIENWSLWLDIQLCLKTVGVIFRRRKN from the coding sequence ATGAAAAAGTCAGAATTATTTTTTAGCGCGTTTCAGGTGCCAGTGGACTTTGCAATGATTATTCTGGCGGCAATCACCGCTTTTGCCATCCGCGACATTCCCCAGATTTTGGCGCTCAAACCCAAACTGTATAATTTTCCCTTTGAGAGCTACGTTGAAATTGCACTTTTAGTAGCTCCTTTTTTTATTCTTATTTACGCCTTGGAAGGGCTTTATGACATCCGGTCAACCAGGAAAATTTGGAAAGAAATAGTAAAGGTCTTCGTAGCCACTTCAATCGGCCTGGTCATAATTATTGTTGCCATATTTCTTAAGCGCGAATGGTTTTCTTCGCGTTTTATAATTTTAGCCGGCTGGTTTTTTATGGTCGTTTATGTCGTGATAGCCAGATTTATTCTCCAAAATATCCAGAAGGTGCTTTTGGTTAAAAAAGGAATTGGCATCCACCGGGTGCTTCTCATTGGCCGCAACGGTAAAATTGATGAAATTGGCAGAGTGATAAAGGAAAAGCCAAAGCTGGGTTATAAAATTGTCGGGCAGATTGATACCGGAAGCGTGAAGGCGGTGAAGCAAATTCGCGGGGCTGAGGGAGTAGATGAAATTATCGTCTGCGATCCGACGCTTACCGATGCCGAGCAGGAAAAATTGGTTGATTATTGCGCGATCAATAACGTTTCCTATAAATTTATTCCCACTACTCTCCAGACATCTCAGCTGGAAATCGGGATGCTGGACGGCGAGCCCATTATTGAGGTTCAGCATACTCCTTTGGAAGGGTGGGGAAGGATACTCAAAAGAATCTTTGACATTGCGGGATCAGCCGCACTGATTATTATTTTCTCTCCGGTTATGATTGTTACGGCCATAATTATTTGGCTTGAGGGAGAGGGGCCGATTATTTATAAGAACGAACGGATAGGAAACGACGGGAAAAAATTTTACGCCTGCAAATTCCGCTATATGAAATGGCGTTACAGCATCCATCGTGACAATCCGAATTTAAAAGAAGCGCTTGAATACGAACAAGAACTAATCAGGGAACGGAGCGTCCGCCAGGGACCCCTTTATAAAATCAAAAACGACCCTCGCAAGACCACTTTTGGAAAATTTATTGAAAAGTATTCTATTGACGAACTCCCGCAATTTTTTAATGTATTAAAAGGCGACATGAGCTTGGTTGGGCCGCGCCCCCATCAGGAAAGGGAAGTGGAAAAATACCGCGAATATCACCGCCGGCTGCTCACCATCAAACCGGGGATAACCGGCATGGCGCAAGTGGCGGGCCGGTCCGATCTTGATTTCGAGGACGAATATAAAATGGATGTCTATTACATTGAAAACTGGTCGCTGTGGCTGGATATCCAGCTTTGCCTGAAAACCGTCGGAGTGATTTTCAGAAGGAGGAAAAATTGA
- a CDS encoding KH domain-containing protein translates to MAKESYTDQEFLEYTVKLLVDTPDAVKVERKIDEMGVLITLQVDPKDMGMVIGREGATAKALRTILRVIGARNNARVNLKINEPEGSERPNRSQEGRKSIEDVVGDIKI, encoded by the coding sequence ATGGCGAAAGAGAGCTATACTGATCAGGAATTCCTTGAGTACACCGTGAAGTTGCTCGTGGACACTCCTGACGCAGTAAAAGTCGAAAGAAAGATTGATGAAATGGGAGTACTCATCACACTCCAGGTCGATCCCAAGGACATGGGTATGGTCATCGGTCGAGAAGGTGCGACCGCCAAGGCCCTGCGAACAATCCTCCGAGTTATCGGCGCAAGAAACAATGCCCGTGTTAACCTCAAGATCAATGAGCCGGAAGGATCCGAGCGACCTAATCGCAGTCAAGAAGGAAGAAAAAGCATAGAAGATGTGGTCGGAGACATAAAGATTTAA
- the trmD gene encoding tRNA (guanosine(37)-N1)-methyltransferase TrmD, with amino-acid sequence MKVKFHIITLFPQMFEGYFSHSILKKAEKKGLIDVKVYNLRDYTADKHRTADDTPYGGGAGMVLKIEPIYRCVQDLKSKIKNQKSKLRIALFSAKGKKYTQKEAERLVKYNDLILICGRYEGVDERVAKYIADEEISIGDYVLTGGEIPAMILVDSIARLIPGVLSNTESLKSESHSNEGYLEYPQYTKPENFRGWKVPKILLSGNHKRIEEWRIKSSKIKIQKSK; translated from the coding sequence ATGAAAGTAAAATTTCACATAATTACCCTGTTTCCTCAAATGTTTGAAGGGTATTTTTCCCATTCGATTTTGAAAAAAGCCGAGAAAAAAGGCCTTATTGACGTTAAGGTTTATAACCTGCGCGATTACACTGCCGACAAACACCGCACAGCCGACGATACGCCGTACGGCGGGGGAGCCGGGATGGTGTTGAAAATTGAACCGATTTATAGATGCGTGCAAGATTTAAAATCAAAAATCAAAAATCAAAAATCAAAATTAAGGATAGCTTTGTTCTCTGCTAAGGGAAAGAAATATACACAAAAGGAAGCTGAAAGATTGGTAAAGTATAATGACCTAATACTGATTTGCGGCAGGTATGAAGGAGTAGATGAGCGGGTAGCCAAATACATTGCTGATGAGGAAATTTCAATTGGCGATTATGTATTGACTGGAGGAGAAATCCCAGCGATGATTTTGGTTGATTCAATAGCCCGCCTAATACCCGGGGTCTTAAGCAATACAGAAAGCTTGAAAAGCGAGTCGCACAGTAACGAGGGATACCTGGAATATCCACAATACACCAAGCCCGAAAATTTTCGCGGCTGGAAGGTGCCGAAAATTTTGCTAAGCGGAAATCATAAGAGGATCGAGGAATGGAGAATTAAAAGTTCAAAAATTAAAATTCAAAAATCAAAATGA
- the ftsW gene encoding putative lipid II flippase FtsW, which yields MSQNQPDKKLLFTVFALIIFGLVMIASAGVVYSQTRFGDQYYFFKHQLFFGVIPGLVALYIFQKIDYHFWKKMATPFFILSLVLLVLVFVPGIGAKAYGASRWIQLGSFSFQPAEMMKLAIVLYLAAWLESRGWRKARDFFEGLLPFLVIMGAVGFLIIKQPNIGTLGVIILTSLTIYFIAGARLSHMISLISAGVLLLVVLVKIAPYRFSRFLVFLNPQLDPRGIGYQINQALLAIGSGGIFGLGLGHSRQKFNYLPEPTGDSIFAIIGEELGIIGAGLIILLFVALAFRGLKIAASAPDNFGRLAAGGVTAWIVIQAFVNISAITGIIPLTGIPLPFISYGGTSLMFVMAGVGILLNISKQAKMES from the coding sequence ATGTCTCAAAATCAGCCCGACAAAAAACTGCTTTTCACCGTCTTTGCACTGATAATATTTGGTTTAGTTATGATCGCCAGCGCCGGGGTGGTGTATTCGCAAACCCGCTTTGGCGACCAGTATTATTTCTTCAAGCATCAGCTTTTTTTTGGCGTTATTCCCGGACTGGTGGCGCTTTATATTTTCCAGAAAATTGACTATCATTTTTGGAAAAAGATGGCAACGCCCTTTTTCATTCTTTCCCTGGTCTTGCTGGTCTTAGTGTTTGTTCCCGGCATTGGAGCCAAGGCCTACGGCGCCAGCCGCTGGATTCAATTAGGTTCATTTTCCTTTCAGCCGGCAGAGATGATGAAATTGGCAATCGTGCTTTACTTGGCGGCCTGGCTGGAAAGCCGCGGATGGAGAAAGGCAAGGGATTTTTTTGAAGGTCTTCTGCCCTTTTTGGTTATCATGGGTGCTGTGGGCTTTCTGATTATTAAACAGCCAAATATAGGCACATTGGGAGTAATTATCCTGACTTCCCTTACTATTTATTTCATTGCCGGAGCGCGGCTCTCTCATATGATCTCTCTAATTTCCGCCGGGGTGCTGCTTTTGGTAGTTCTTGTTAAAATAGCGCCTTATCGTTTTAGCCGCTTTCTTGTCTTTCTCAATCCCCAGCTTGATCCCCGAGGAATCGGATATCAGATCAATCAGGCGCTTTTAGCCATTGGCTCGGGAGGGATTTTTGGACTAGGACTGGGACATAGCCGCCAAAAGTTTAATTATCTTCCCGAGCCAACTGGGGATTCAATTTTTGCTATAATAGGAGAAGAGTTAGGCATTATTGGAGCGGGTCTAATTATCCTCCTTTTTGTTGCTCTGGCTTTTCGGGGATTAAAGATTGCCGCCAGTGCTCCTGATAATTTTGGAAGGTTAGCAGCCGGCGGAGTTACTGCTTGGATTGTTATTCAGGCCTTTGTTAACATTTCAGCCATCACGGGAATTATTCCGCTTACGGGCATTCCGTTGCCGTTTATCAGCTACGGCGGAACCTCACTGATGTTCGTAATGGCAGGGGTCGGGATATTGCTTAATATTTCAAAACAAGCAAAAATGGAATCATAA
- the murG gene encoding undecaprenyldiphospho-muramoylpentapeptide beta-N-acetylglucosaminyltransferase codes for MRIVLTGGGTGGHIFPLVAVAQELRKKLREEAEILYVGSRGELEKEVMVKEGIPAKHVLSGKKRRYFSLQNFLDFFKIPLGFIQSLWILLWYMPDVVFSKGGYASIPVVLAAWLYRIPVMIHESDAVPGTANQILAKFSQRIAAAYPSAEQYFPHSQVVLTGNPVRSEVSKGSAHSARTKFEFTESKPVILVMGGSQGAQIINRAIVKILPRLLERAQVVHQTGEKNYDEVVHLAAEYGIKAGREGYAPVRFLGIDDLKNVYAAAMLVVSRAGANSIAEIAANGKTAVLVPLENSANDHQRMNAYEIARIGGALVLEETNLGENILLDKIIMLLDDEELRGAMGQKIRVFHHSDAAEKIADGLIELVH; via the coding sequence ATGCGTATTGTTCTAACCGGCGGCGGAACAGGCGGGCACATATTTCCTCTTGTTGCCGTAGCCCAAGAGTTAAGAAAAAAACTGAGGGAAGAAGCAGAGATTCTCTACGTGGGGTCGCGGGGAGAATTGGAAAAGGAGGTTATGGTCAAAGAAGGGATCCCGGCCAAGCACGTTTTGAGCGGCAAAAAGCGGCGTTATTTTTCGCTGCAGAACTTTTTGGATTTTTTTAAAATCCCCCTTGGATTTATTCAGTCGCTCTGGATACTTCTTTGGTATATGCCGGATGTAGTTTTTTCCAAAGGAGGATATGCGTCTATTCCAGTAGTGCTGGCGGCCTGGCTCTACCGCATTCCGGTAATGATTCACGAGTCCGACGCGGTTCCCGGAACCGCTAATCAGATACTGGCCAAATTTTCCCAGCGGATAGCCGCGGCCTATCCTTCAGCGGAGCAGTACTTTCCGCACTCCCAAGTGGTGCTTACCGGCAATCCGGTCCGCTCTGAAGTGTCCAAAGGAAGTGCTCATTCCGCCCGGACGAAATTTGAATTTACTGAATCAAAACCTGTGATATTGGTAATGGGAGGAAGCCAGGGAGCTCAAATCATCAATCGGGCAATTGTTAAAATTCTTCCGCGTCTTTTGGAGCGCGCTCAAGTTGTTCATCAGACCGGAGAAAAAAATTATGATGAAGTGGTTCATTTAGCGGCAGAATACGGAATTAAAGCGGGAAGAGAGGGATACGCGCCGGTAAGATTTTTAGGCATAGATGACTTAAAAAATGTTTACGCGGCAGCCATGCTTGTCGTCAGCCGGGCGGGAGCTAATTCCATCGCTGAAATTGCCGCCAATGGAAAAACGGCTGTTCTTGTTCCTCTGGAAAATTCTGCCAATGATCATCAGCGAATGAATGCTTATGAAATTGCGCGGATTGGTGGTGCGCTGGTGCTGGAAGAAACTAACTTAGGCGAAAATATTTTACTGGATAAAATAATAATGCTTTTGGACGATGAAGAGTTGCGAGGCGCGATGGGCCAAAAAATTCGCGTTTTCCATCACTCCGATGCGGCGGAAAAAATCGCGGACGGGTTAATTGAACTAGTTCACTAA
- the murC gene encoding UDP-N-acetylmuramate--L-alanine ligase — MFNLSKIKKAYLIGIKGAGMTAVAQILKSRGIEISGSDTSEKFYTDEILKSNRIPFVEKFSAENVPSDNDVIIYSTAYLEKNNPEMARAKKLAIPLVSYPEVLGMLFQEKIGIAVCGTHGKTTTTAMLAECLRLAGAEPSAIVGSKVIGWGGGALSGKGRYFVAEADEYQNKFQYYNPFAVVLTSVDWDHPDFFPTFTEYKSVFENFVAKIPRHGFLVSWGDSSDVLDIVKEAECQVLKYGFREDNDIIISNIKYQISKSGQNIQVFEITQNDNLLGSFEIQLIGKHNILNAAAAVATCHKLNIDIDKVRKALRNFQGTARRFEHIGKKNSAILIDDYAHHPEEIKVTLKAAREIYPGKNIITVFHPHTYTRTKALLSEFSQSFDDANKVIVIDIYGSAREIQGGVSSKELVDLINKYDHDKAEYIPTINEVIDNLKDALGENDVVISMGAGDVWKVTSGLRTN; from the coding sequence ATGTTTAATTTATCAAAAATCAAGAAAGCTTATCTTATCGGCATCAAAGGAGCCGGCATGACCGCCGTGGCGCAGATTTTGAAATCGCGCGGTATTGAAATTTCCGGTTCGGATACCAGTGAAAAATTTTACACTGATGAAATTTTAAAAAGCAACCGCATCCCTTTTGTGGAAAAATTTTCGGCTGAAAATGTGCCCAGTGATAACGATGTTATTATTTACTCCACCGCCTATTTGGAGAAAAATAATCCGGAGATGGCAAGAGCAAAAAAACTGGCTATTCCGCTAGTGAGTTATCCAGAAGTATTAGGAATGTTATTTCAAGAGAAAATAGGGATTGCTGTTTGCGGCACTCACGGAAAAACAACAACCACGGCAATGCTTGCTGAATGTCTGCGCCTGGCGGGGGCAGAGCCAAGCGCCATTGTAGGAAGCAAAGTTATTGGATGGGGAGGAGGAGCGCTTTCCGGAAAAGGCCGGTATTTCGTGGCCGAGGCGGACGAATATCAGAATAAATTCCAGTATTACAATCCTTTTGCGGTAGTGCTCACCAGCGTTGATTGGGATCACCCGGATTTCTTCCCGACATTTACCGAATATAAAAGCGTTTTTGAAAACTTCGTGGCCAAAATTCCGCGCCACGGATTTTTGGTTTCCTGGGGAGACAGTTCAGATGTTTTAGATATCGTGAAAGAGGCTGAGTGCCAAGTGTTGAAATACGGATTTAGAGAAGATAATGACATAATTATATCAAATATCAAATATCAAATATCAAAATCCGGACAAAACATTCAAGTTTTTGAAATTACTCAAAATGATAATCTGCTGGGAAGTTTTGAAATACAGCTTATTGGGAAACACAACATTCTCAACGCCGCGGCGGCTGTCGCCACTTGCCATAAATTAAATATTGATATTGATAAAGTACGCAAGGCGCTTAGAAATTTCCAGGGAACGGCGCGGCGTTTTGAGCATATTGGTAAAAAAAACAGCGCGATTTTGATAGATGATTACGCCCATCATCCGGAGGAAATAAAAGTTACCCTGAAAGCCGCGCGGGAAATTTATCCGGGAAAAAACATCATCACCGTTTTTCATCCTCACACATATACGCGCACTAAGGCGCTGCTTTCCGAATTTTCTCAAAGTTTTGATGATGCTAATAAAGTTATAGTCATTGACATTTACGGCAGCGCGCGCGAAATTCAGGGAGGAGTTTCCTCAAAAGAGCTGGTTGATCTGATAAATAAATACGATCACGACAAAGCCGAATATATTCCGACGATTAATGAAGTTATTGATAATTTAAAAGATGCGCTTGGCGAAAATGATGTTGTGATTTCCATGGGAGCGGGGGATGTTTGGAAGGTAACTTCAGGTTTGCGAACTAACTGA
- a CDS encoding cation-transporting P-type ATPase, with amino-acid sequence MQKRIYNLTPEEVLKKFNASLNGLSEEELKARLKIYGWNQIEKKARWKWLKLIFNQFNDALVLILLVAAFLALLFHEYRDVTIILIIVFINALIGFFQEFKAERILDSIKKFTTDKALVIRGSIKKEIDSRWIVPGDIIFLTAGDNIPADGYLLESYGLRVNSFIFTGESKPETKSSKVLADENIVLADVDNMIFMGETVTTGEGRFVVTATGMNTELGKIAGLTQKVKDELTPLQKQMRKLGKDVTILAVLIGILVMIAGQYFKLSLYENFLFALALAVSVVPEGLPAAISVALSLGMKRLLKSNVLAKKLNAVETLGSVSAICTDKTGTITKNELTVTKIIIDNRIINVTGEGYKPEGKFSINGKIINAQEIRNFDLLFKIGTLCNDASLVKENGTYKILGDPTEGAIIVAGKKFNPKDGIYEIGEYKINENPFSPERRKMSVVFRNKNTVSYVKGSPDVMLDLCVQKMAGDKIVGFTQEEKEKVKAIYNEMSSRALRVLAFAYRNLDEFPENKYLEESERNLIWVGMMTMIDPPRRDVARAIGQCRSMGIRVIMITGDYEVTARAIAEQIKLINRETEQLSNDNLVINGKTLNTLSDKEIYNKIKNGARVFARIAPEQKLRIANILKNNHEVIAMTGDGVNDAPALKRADIGVAMGIIGTDVSKEASDMILLDDNFASIVEGIKEGRTIFQNLKKFVHYVFTSNGSELFTVVFGVLLGIPSPITAIQILATDLGTDIFPSFSLGIEPAEPDLPARLDKTESEQAAGEKNKIISSKQKVMTWKGFRRIIYIGVIMATGAVAAFVWSMLRGGWYFGESIVSDSLLYIQSTTAAYAVISMTQMANLLQSRSENLSPFKLGFFKNKYAIGAIFISVGILLSFIYLPFFQKYLHMHPIVWQDWLIVIVTTLLVFLWEEARKAEER; translated from the coding sequence ATGCAAAAGCGTATCTATAATTTAACTCCCGAAGAAGTATTGAAGAAATTCAATGCTTCTTTAAATGGTCTTTCAGAAGAAGAATTAAAAGCGCGGCTTAAAATTTACGGCTGGAATCAGATTGAAAAAAAAGCGCGGTGGAAGTGGCTGAAACTCATCTTTAATCAATTTAACGACGCACTGGTTTTGATCTTGCTAGTCGCGGCGTTTTTGGCGCTGCTTTTTCATGAATACCGCGACGTAACGATAATTTTGATTATCGTTTTTATTAACGCGCTCATCGGATTTTTCCAGGAATTCAAGGCCGAGCGCATCTTGGATAGCATTAAAAAGTTTACCACTGATAAGGCACTGGTGATTCGCGGCAGCATAAAAAAGGAAATTGACTCGCGCTGGATAGTGCCAGGAGACATAATTTTTTTAACAGCGGGTGATAATATTCCGGCCGACGGTTATCTTCTGGAAAGCTACGGACTGCGCGTCAACAGTTTCATTTTTACCGGTGAGTCAAAACCGGAAACAAAGTCCTCCAAAGTTCTAGCGGATGAGAACATAGTATTGGCCGATGTTGACAACATGATTTTTATGGGTGAAACCGTGACGACAGGAGAAGGAAGATTTGTCGTGACTGCAACAGGAATGAATACAGAACTGGGAAAAATTGCAGGCCTTACCCAGAAAGTGAAAGACGAGTTGACACCGCTTCAGAAACAAATGCGAAAACTGGGCAAGGACGTCACTATTTTGGCAGTGCTCATTGGGATATTGGTAATGATCGCCGGCCAATATTTCAAATTATCATTATATGAAAACTTCCTGTTTGCTTTAGCGCTTGCCGTTTCGGTAGTGCCGGAAGGACTTCCAGCAGCGATTTCAGTGGCTCTTTCACTGGGAATGAAACGCCTGCTCAAGAGCAATGTTTTAGCCAAAAAGCTGAACGCTGTGGAAACACTGGGGTCAGTTTCTGCGATTTGCACCGACAAAACCGGAACAATTACCAAAAATGAATTGACGGTAACGAAAATTATAATTGACAACCGAATTATTAATGTAACTGGCGAGGGCTATAAACCGGAAGGAAAATTCAGCATTAACGGAAAAATAATTAATGCTCAGGAAATAAGAAATTTTGATTTGCTTTTTAAAATCGGAACGCTTTGCAACGACGCTAGTTTAGTGAAAGAAAATGGCACCTATAAAATCCTGGGCGATCCGACAGAAGGAGCAATAATTGTAGCCGGCAAGAAATTTAATCCAAAGGATGGCATATACGAAATCGGCGAGTATAAGATTAATGAAAATCCCTTCTCTCCCGAGCGGCGAAAAATGAGTGTAGTATTCCGGAATAAAAACACAGTTTCTTATGTCAAAGGATCGCCGGATGTGATGCTGGATTTGTGTGTTCAAAAAATGGCTGGCGATAAAATAGTTGGGTTTACCCAAGAGGAGAAAGAAAAAGTGAAAGCAATTTATAATGAAATGTCTTCCCGGGCGCTTCGCGTTCTTGCTTTTGCTTATAGGAATTTAGATGAGTTTCCTGAAAATAAGTACCTTGAGGAAAGTGAGAGAAATTTAATCTGGGTTGGCATGATGACTATGATTGATCCGCCGCGGAGAGATGTAGCGCGGGCAATCGGACAATGCAGAAGTATGGGAATTAGAGTAATTATGATTACGGGGGATTATGAAGTGACGGCGCGGGCGATTGCCGAGCAAATAAAACTTATAAACAGAGAAACTGAGCAACTAAGCAACGATAATCTGGTTATTAATGGAAAAACATTAAACACATTAAGCGACAAGGAAATTTATAATAAAATTAAAAACGGCGCGCGTGTTTTTGCCAGAATTGCCCCGGAACAAAAACTGCGAATTGCCAATATTTTGAAAAACAACCATGAAGTTATTGCGATGACCGGAGACGGCGTTAATGATGCGCCGGCGCTCAAGCGCGCCGACATTGGAGTGGCAATGGGGATTATTGGCACGGATGTTTCCAAAGAAGCTTCAGATATGATTTTATTAGATGATAATTTTGCTTCTATTGTGGAAGGAATAAAAGAGGGGCGCACTATATTTCAAAATCTCAAAAAATTTGTTCATTATGTTTTTACCTCGAATGGAAGCGAATTGTTTACTGTGGTGTTTGGAGTTTTGCTGGGCATTCCATCGCCAATAACCGCCATTCAAATTTTAGCCACCGATCTCGGAACCGATATTTTTCCATCTTTTTCGCTAGGCATTGAGCCGGCCGAGCCGGATCTGCCGGCTCGCCTCGATAAGACCGAGTCGGAGCAGGCTGCCGGAGAAAAAAATAAAATAATAAGCAGCAAGCAAAAAGTGATGACATGGAAAGGTTTTCGGAGGATAATTTATATAGGAGTGATTATGGCAACGGGGGCAGTAGCGGCATTTGTCTGGTCTATGCTTCGGGGCGGCTGGTACTTTGGAGAATCAATCGTGTCCGATTCTTTGCTCTATATACAATCTACAACCGCGGCCTACGCGGTCATATCCATGACTCAAATGGCAAATCTTTTACAATCCCGAAGTGAAAACTTGTCGCCTTTTAAACTAGGATTTTTTAAAAATAAATACGCCATCGGCGCGATATTTATTTCTGTCGGAATTCTGCTATCCTTTATATATCTTCCATTTTTCCAAAAATATCTCCACATGCATCCGATTGTGTGGCAGGACTGGCTGATTGTCATTGTAACCACCCTTTTGGTATTTTTATGGGAAGAAGCAAGGAAAGCAGAGGAGCGTTAA
- the murB gene encoding UDP-N-acetylmuramate dehydrogenase — translation MLEIKKNVLMKNYTTFRIGGPAKFFAEVKSKEELLEALKYAKDNKLDFFILGGGSNLLVSDKGFSGIVIKIHDTSYMIHNTLIKCDAGIPLALVVNLATQNSLSGMEWAAGIPGTIGGAIRGNAGAFGGCVADVIDTVKALDTNNLQPVTYRKEDCQFKYKNSIFKQDPNLIIMSAIIKLQSGNKEESQRKIQEIIAKRSTRHPLDLGSAGSFFMNPVVASEELCKKFEEESGSCCEGRRIPAAWLVDQSGLKGKKIGGAMVSEKHTGFIVNTGNATAEDVIILVSLIKQQVRDKFGVELIEEVQYLGF, via the coding sequence ATGCTGGAAATTAAAAAAAATGTTTTAATGAAAAATTATACCACCTTCCGCATCGGCGGACCGGCGAAGTTTTTCGCGGAGGTAAAAAGTAAGGAAGAGCTACTTGAAGCGTTAAAATATGCAAAGGATAATAAGCTTGATTTTTTTATCCTTGGCGGGGGCAGTAATTTACTAGTGAGCGACAAAGGATTCAGTGGGATTGTAATTAAAATACATGATACATCATACATGATACATAATACTTTGATAAAATGTGACGCCGGAATTCCACTCGCGCTTGTTGTTAATTTAGCCACACAAAATAGTTTATCCGGCATGGAATGGGCGGCGGGGATTCCGGGAACAATCGGTGGAGCTATAAGAGGCAACGCAGGAGCGTTTGGGGGTTGTGTGGCGGATGTGATTGACACAGTCAAGGCCTTGGATACTAACAACTTACAACCTGTAACCTACCGCAAAGAAGATTGCCAGTTTAAATATAAAAACAGCATTTTTAAGCAAGATCCGAATCTGATAATTATGTCGGCAATAATTAAACTGCAATCAGGAAATAAAGAGGAGAGCCAAAGGAAGATTCAGGAAATTATTGCTAAAAGATCAACCCGGCATCCTTTGGACTTGGGAAGCGCCGGGTCGTTTTTTATGAATCCGGTGGTGGCAAGTGAAGAATTATGTAAGAAATTTGAAGAGGAAAGTGGCAGCTGCTGTGAAGGGAGAAGAATTCCAGCCGCCTGGCTTGTTGATCAGTCAGGTCTCAAGGGCAAAAAAATCGGCGGAGCAATGGTAAGTGAAAAACACACCGGCTTCATTGTTAACACTGGTAACGCTACTGCTGAAGATGTTATAATACTGGTAAGTTTAATTAAGCAGCAGGTGAGGGATAAATTCGGGGTGGAGTTAATAGAAGAAGTACAGTATCTCGGGTTCTAG
- the raiA gene encoding ribosome-associated translation inhibitor RaiA: MTVEDMKFMRLFFKGVKIDERTEEYIRKRLATIQRFLPKILRAEVEIDLDKKGKFRVEVMLKTPYRLYRAEDITESIEGSVDSVAEDLRTQINRSKDRLISLRRRGGRSIKKKAVIDENARF, encoded by the coding sequence ATGACAGTTGAAGACATGAAGTTTATGCGCTTATTTTTTAAAGGCGTGAAGATCGACGAGCGCACGGAAGAATATATTAGAAAGCGGCTGGCAACTATTCAGCGGTTTCTCCCTAAAATTTTGCGGGCAGAAGTTGAAATAGACCTTGATAAAAAAGGAAAATTTCGAGTGGAGGTGATGTTAAAAACACCATATCGGCTATACCGGGCTGAAGATATAACTGAAAGCATCGAGGGCTCTGTTGATTCTGTCGCAGAGGATCTCAGGACTCAGATTAATCGAAGCAAAGATCGTCTAATATCACTTCGTCGCCGCGGCGGGCGGTCTATCAAGAAAAAAGCGGTGATTGACGAAAACGCGCGGTTTTGA